Proteins encoded together in one Aurantiacibacter aquimixticola window:
- a CDS encoding plastocyanin/azurin family copper-binding protein, protein MTHAVFRLAFIPAALLMASCATTYDVDPRIAPAATDFASAPRVEVRLDSFSFEPRTLGLQDGQPVTLAFTNVSDGGHNFAAPGFFQAAQVAQSSAPIVANGAIEVGAGDTVEIQLIPSRGGYDVDCTHTGHTLLGMTGSIVVR, encoded by the coding sequence GTGACCCACGCCGTTTTTCGCCTCGCTTTTATCCCTGCCGCTTTGCTGATGGCTTCCTGCGCCACGACGTACGATGTCGATCCGCGCATCGCGCCTGCGGCCACGGACTTTGCATCCGCTCCGCGCGTCGAAGTGCGGCTGGACAGCTTCAGCTTCGAGCCGAGGACGCTCGGCCTGCAGGACGGCCAGCCCGTCACCCTTGCGTTCACCAATGTTTCCGATGGCGGGCACAATTTTGCTGCGCCGGGTTTCTTCCAGGCGGCCCAGGTGGCGCAAAGCTCTGCGCCCATCGTCGCCAATGGCGCGATCGAAGTCGGGGCGGGGGACACGGTCGAAATCCAGCTCATTCCGTCTCGCGGCGGCTATGACGTGGACTGCACGCATACCGGCCACACGCTGCTCGGCATGACCGGATCGATCGTGGTGCGATAG
- the smpB gene encoding SsrA-binding protein SmpB, producing the protein MARPKPAAFDKQKIVAENRKARFDYHIEETFEAGLALQGTEVKSLRSGEGSIAESYAEVKGGQVFLVNANIPEFSHGNRNNHEPKRPRKLLLHEREINKMFGAVERKGMTLVPLSIYFNGRGRAKVELALAKGKQAHDKRASIKDRDWKRDKARLMREKS; encoded by the coding sequence ATGGCCCGACCCAAACCCGCCGCATTCGACAAGCAGAAGATCGTCGCCGAAAACCGCAAGGCGCGGTTCGATTATCATATCGAGGAGACGTTCGAGGCCGGTCTCGCCCTGCAGGGCACCGAGGTGAAGAGCCTGCGTTCGGGCGAAGGGTCGATTGCCGAAAGCTATGCCGAGGTCAAAGGCGGGCAGGTTTTCCTGGTCAATGCCAACATCCCCGAATTCAGCCACGGCAATCGCAACAATCACGAGCCCAAGCGCCCGCGCAAGCTGCTGCTGCACGAGCGTGAGATCAACAAGATGTTCGGTGCGGTAGAACGCAAGGGCATGACGTTGGTGCCGCTCAGCATTTATTTCAACGGCCGGGGCCGGGCGAAAGTCGAGCTGGCGCTGGCCAAGGGCAAGCAGGCGCACGACAAGCGCGCCAGCATCAAGGACCGGGACTGGAAGCGCGACAAGGCCCGCCTCATGCGCGAAAAGAGCTGA